A genome region from Taeniopygia guttata chromosome 5, bTaeGut7.mat, whole genome shotgun sequence includes the following:
- the F2 gene encoding prothrombin isoform X2, protein MAQNKTRILRGLLFSSLLHLTLSHAGVFLEKRQALSLLKRHRRANKGFLEEMLKGNLERECLEETCSYEEAFEALESTDQTDIFWSKYQVCQGLGKSRTILDACLEGNCALGLGQNYQGTISQTKSGIECQVWTSKYPHIPKFNATIYPNLIENYCRNPDNNSEGPWCYTRNPTVEREACPIPVCGEDRTTVPFTPPAVEPAPMEPCEPEKGMLYTGTLSVTVSGAKCLPWNSEKAKEVLHGKKIDPEVELQENYCRNPDRDDEGAWCVTDESPYFDYCDLHYCDSSLEDENQEFEGISGRSTTHKEFKTFFDEKTFGSGEADCGTRPLFEKKKITDKSERELLDSYAGRVVGGDDAEVGSSPWQVMLYKKSPQELLCGASLISDSWILTAAHCLFYPPWDKNLSTSDILVRIGKHVRAKYEKNKEKIALLDKIIIHPKYNWKENMDRDIALMHLKRPISFSDYIHPVCLPTKEVVQRLMLAGYKGRVTGWGNLKETWATSPSNLPTVLQQVNLPIVDQSTCKASTRVKVTDNMFCAGYSPDALKRGDACEGDSGGPFVMKNPDDNRWYQVGIVSWGEGCDRDGKYGFYTHVFRLKKWIRKVIENQGR, encoded by the exons ATGGCGCAGAACAAAACCAGGATACTGAGGGGcctgctcttctccagcctTCTGCACCTCACCTTGAGCCATGCTGGAG TTTTCCTGGAAAAGAGGCAGGCATTGTCACTGCTCAAGCGCCACCGACGTGCCAACAAGGGATTTCTAGAAGAGATGCTTAAGGGAAACCTGGAGCGAGAGTGCTTGGAGGAGACATGCAGTTATGAGGAGGCTTTCGAAGCCCTTGAATCCACTGATCAGACG gataTATTTTGGTCAAAATACCAAG TATGTCAGGGCCTGGGAAAGTCCAGGACAATTCTGGATGCTTGTCTAGAAG GTAACTGTGCTCTTGGGCTGGGCCAGAACTATCAGGGAACAATTAGCCAAACCAAGTCTGGGATTGAATGTCAAGTGTGGACAAGCAAGTATCCACATATTCCTAA ATTTAATGCCACCATTTATCCCAACCTCATTGAGAACTACTGCAGGAACCCAGACAACAACTCAGAAGGCCCGTGGTGCTATACCCGAAACCCAACGGTAGAACGGGAGGCGTGTCCTATCCCCGTGTGTG GTGAAGATAGAACAACAGTTCCATTTACTCCACCGGCCGTAGAACCTGCACCAATGGAGCCTTGTGAACCAGAGAAAGGCATGCTTTACACAGGGACTCTCTCAGTCACTGTGTCTGGAGCTAAATGTCTGCCATGGAACTCTGAGAAAGCTAAAGAGGTgctccatggaaaaaaaattgaccCGGaagtggagctgcaggagaattACTGTCGGAATCCAGACAGAGATGACGAGGGTGCCTGGTGTGTCACAGATGAATCACCCTACTTTGACTACTGTGATCTGCACTACTGTG ACAGCTCGCTAGAGGATGAGAACCAAGAGTTTGAGGGAATATCAGGACGTTCTACTACTCATAAAGAGTTCAAAACCTTCTTTGATGAAAAAACTTTTGGTTCAGGTGAAGCAG ATTGTGGCACTCGTCCTTtatttgagaagaaaaagataaCAGACAAAAGTGAGAGGGAACTGTTGGATTCCTACGCAGGAAGAGTTGTTGGTGGGGATGACGCAGAAGTTGGCAGCTCCCCCTG GCAGGTGATGCTCTACAAAAAGtctcctcaggagctgctgtgtggtGCCAGCCTTATCAGTGACAGCTGGATCCTGACTGCTGCTCATTGTCTTTTTTATCCACCCTGGGACAAGAACTTGAGTACAAGTGACATATTGGTGCGGATTGGCAAGCACGTAAGAGCAAA ATATGAAAAGAATAAAGAGAAGATTGCTCTGTTGGATAAAATCATCATCCATCCCAAATACAACTGGAAAGAGAACATGGACCGAGACATTGCACTCATGCACTTAAAGAGACCTATCAGCTTCAGTGACTACATCCATCCTGTCTGCCTGCCTACCAAAGAGGTTGTGCAGAG GCTGATGCTGGCAGGTTACAAAGGGAGGGTAACTGGTTGGGGAAACTTGAAAGAAACATGGGCCACTAGCCCCTCCAACTTGCCCACAGTTCTGCAACAAGTCAATCTGCCCATTGTAGATCAAAGTACCTGCAAGGCATCCACCAGAGTCAAAGTCACTGACAACATGTTCTGTGCAG GTTACAGTCCTGATGCACTAAAGAGAGGAGATGCCTGTGAAGGGGACAGTGGGGGACCTTTTGTAATGAAG AACCCAGATGACAACCGTTGGTATCAAGTGGGAATAGTTTCATGGGGAGAAGGCTGTGACCGAGATGGCAAATATGGATTTTACACCCACGTATTCCGCCTGAAAAAGTGGATACGAAAAGTCATTGAAAATCAGGGGCGATAG
- the F2 gene encoding prothrombin isoform X1, whose translation MSRAALPRKQCSCHFCSLSDGSCDGMNSSEPALIVKCRHDRASPLCMVCWGRLGCGITTSAACGFWKLQGETKVPSGCEQPFDWQCSDLIVFLEKRQALSLLKRHRRANKGFLEEMLKGNLERECLEETCSYEEAFEALESTDQTDIFWSKYQVCQGLGKSRTILDACLEGNCALGLGQNYQGTISQTKSGIECQVWTSKYPHIPKFNATIYPNLIENYCRNPDNNSEGPWCYTRNPTVEREACPIPVCGEDRTTVPFTPPAVEPAPMEPCEPEKGMLYTGTLSVTVSGAKCLPWNSEKAKEVLHGKKIDPEVELQENYCRNPDRDDEGAWCVTDESPYFDYCDLHYCDSSLEDENQEFEGISGRSTTHKEFKTFFDEKTFGSGEADCGTRPLFEKKKITDKSERELLDSYAGRVVGGDDAEVGSSPWQVMLYKKSPQELLCGASLISDSWILTAAHCLFYPPWDKNLSTSDILVRIGKHVRAKYEKNKEKIALLDKIIIHPKYNWKENMDRDIALMHLKRPISFSDYIHPVCLPTKEVVQRLMLAGYKGRVTGWGNLKETWATSPSNLPTVLQQVNLPIVDQSTCKASTRVKVTDNMFCAGYSPDALKRGDACEGDSGGPFVMKNPDDNRWYQVGIVSWGEGCDRDGKYGFYTHVFRLKKWIRKVIENQGR comes from the exons AtgagcagagcagctttgcCGAGGAAGCAGTGTTCCTGTCATTTCTGTTCCTTAAGTGATGGGAGCTGTGATGGGATGAATTCCAGTGAGCCTGCTCTGATCGTCAAGTGTAGACATGACAGGGCTTCTCCTCTCTGTATGGTGTGCTGGGggaggctgggctgtgggatcACCACATCAGCTGCATGTGGTTTTTGGAAACTGCAAGGGGAGACAAAGGTGCCCTCTGGCTGTGAGCAGCCCTTTGACTGGCAGTGTTCTGACCTGATAGTTTTCCTGGAAAAGAGGCAGGCATTGTCACTGCTCAAGCGCCACCGACGTGCCAACAAGGGATTTCTAGAAGAGATGCTTAAGGGAAACCTGGAGCGAGAGTGCTTGGAGGAGACATGCAGTTATGAGGAGGCTTTCGAAGCCCTTGAATCCACTGATCAGACG gataTATTTTGGTCAAAATACCAAG TATGTCAGGGCCTGGGAAAGTCCAGGACAATTCTGGATGCTTGTCTAGAAG GTAACTGTGCTCTTGGGCTGGGCCAGAACTATCAGGGAACAATTAGCCAAACCAAGTCTGGGATTGAATGTCAAGTGTGGACAAGCAAGTATCCACATATTCCTAA ATTTAATGCCACCATTTATCCCAACCTCATTGAGAACTACTGCAGGAACCCAGACAACAACTCAGAAGGCCCGTGGTGCTATACCCGAAACCCAACGGTAGAACGGGAGGCGTGTCCTATCCCCGTGTGTG GTGAAGATAGAACAACAGTTCCATTTACTCCACCGGCCGTAGAACCTGCACCAATGGAGCCTTGTGAACCAGAGAAAGGCATGCTTTACACAGGGACTCTCTCAGTCACTGTGTCTGGAGCTAAATGTCTGCCATGGAACTCTGAGAAAGCTAAAGAGGTgctccatggaaaaaaaattgaccCGGaagtggagctgcaggagaattACTGTCGGAATCCAGACAGAGATGACGAGGGTGCCTGGTGTGTCACAGATGAATCACCCTACTTTGACTACTGTGATCTGCACTACTGTG ACAGCTCGCTAGAGGATGAGAACCAAGAGTTTGAGGGAATATCAGGACGTTCTACTACTCATAAAGAGTTCAAAACCTTCTTTGATGAAAAAACTTTTGGTTCAGGTGAAGCAG ATTGTGGCACTCGTCCTTtatttgagaagaaaaagataaCAGACAAAAGTGAGAGGGAACTGTTGGATTCCTACGCAGGAAGAGTTGTTGGTGGGGATGACGCAGAAGTTGGCAGCTCCCCCTG GCAGGTGATGCTCTACAAAAAGtctcctcaggagctgctgtgtggtGCCAGCCTTATCAGTGACAGCTGGATCCTGACTGCTGCTCATTGTCTTTTTTATCCACCCTGGGACAAGAACTTGAGTACAAGTGACATATTGGTGCGGATTGGCAAGCACGTAAGAGCAAA ATATGAAAAGAATAAAGAGAAGATTGCTCTGTTGGATAAAATCATCATCCATCCCAAATACAACTGGAAAGAGAACATGGACCGAGACATTGCACTCATGCACTTAAAGAGACCTATCAGCTTCAGTGACTACATCCATCCTGTCTGCCTGCCTACCAAAGAGGTTGTGCAGAG GCTGATGCTGGCAGGTTACAAAGGGAGGGTAACTGGTTGGGGAAACTTGAAAGAAACATGGGCCACTAGCCCCTCCAACTTGCCCACAGTTCTGCAACAAGTCAATCTGCCCATTGTAGATCAAAGTACCTGCAAGGCATCCACCAGAGTCAAAGTCACTGACAACATGTTCTGTGCAG GTTACAGTCCTGATGCACTAAAGAGAGGAGATGCCTGTGAAGGGGACAGTGGGGGACCTTTTGTAATGAAG AACCCAGATGACAACCGTTGGTATCAAGTGGGAATAGTTTCATGGGGAGAAGGCTGTGACCGAGATGGCAAATATGGATTTTACACCCACGTATTCCGCCTGAAAAAGTGGATACGAAAAGTCATTGAAAATCAGGGGCGATAG